A genomic segment from Candidatus Bathyarchaeum sp. encodes:
- a CDS encoding TRAM domain-containing protein encodes MKKNQKRSKHKSKYSKKCPVQIGNEYNVDVTEITPNGPGIARLQGFPILVNGAKIGKNKTITITKIERLSAEAELVPEDSSFD; translated from the coding sequence ATGAAAAAAAATCAGAAAAGGTCCAAGCATAAAAGTAAATATTCAAAAAAATGCCCTGTTCAAATTGGAAATGAATACAATGTAGATGTAACAGAGATAACGCCTAATGGACCGGGAATAGCCAGATTACAAGGGTTCCCAATTTTAGTTAATGGTGCAAAAATAGGGAAAAACAAAACCATAACAATAACAAAAATTGAACGCCTAAGTGCAGAAGCAGAACTTGTTCCAGAAGATTCTTCATTTGATTAA
- a CDS encoding ABC transporter permease produces the protein MLRCNGSDVCFHTQTTPQTGNDAHEFVRIPLLFISGVFIPISELPSWGQFLSGFSPLTHTIELAKGELGGENIFAPFLNVAA, from the coding sequence TTGCTTCGCTGCAATGGGTCTGATGTTTGCTTCCACACCCAGACAACACCCCAGACAGGTAATGATGCTCATGAATTTGTTCGAATCCCCTTACTATTCATTAGTGGCGTGTTCATCCCCATTTCTGAACTGCCCAGTTGGGGACAGTTTCTGTCAGGGTTTTCTCCGTTAACACACACCATCGAATTAGCTAAAGGTGAACTAGGCGGCGAAAATATCTTTGCGCCCTTTTTGAATGTCGCAGCTTAG
- a CDS encoding site-specific integrase has protein sequence MNPLHFEKIFKTLWEMKKHHYAKTTITVTDRRLKLIAKIANLDNPEEVTEYLANIQVKNSYKESLANAYYRYARFNNIEWQKPIIKRSSQPPYVPTTEELTAIISDAGKKYSLILSILKDTGMRPVEIERTRKKWFDLTRGEINVETAKHGNGRTLQISNNTLAMINEYFGRKRFVMNDKIFPRVKTLRSAYTRLRRRTAEKLQRPELLRISLYSFRHYFATMLYHKTKDILYVKQQLGHKNLENTLIYTHLVNFQDDEYHARTATTTEEALKLIEAGFEYVTEMKGFKLFRKRK, from the coding sequence ATGAATCCGCTACATTTTGAAAAGATTTTCAAAACATTATGGGAAATGAAAAAACACCATTACGCAAAAACTACAATAACAGTAACAGACCGCAGACTCAAACTAATAGCAAAAATAGCAAACCTTGACAACCCCGAAGAAGTCACAGAATACCTAGCAAACATCCAAGTCAAAAATAGTTACAAAGAAAGTCTTGCAAATGCATATTATCGATATGCACGATTCAACAACATAGAATGGCAAAAACCAATAATCAAACGTTCAAGCCAACCGCCCTATGTTCCAACAACAGAAGAATTGACTGCAATCATTTCAGACGCGGGAAAAAAATACAGCTTGATTCTAAGCATCCTGAAAGACACTGGAATGCGACCCGTTGAAATCGAAAGAACACGTAAAAAATGGTTTGACTTAACAAGAGGAGAGATAAACGTAGAGACCGCCAAGCATGGAAATGGAAGGACGTTGCAAATATCCAACAATACATTAGCAATGATAAACGAATATTTTGGCAGAAAACGCTTTGTCATGAATGACAAAATTTTCCCGAGGGTTAAAACCCTGCGCTCAGCCTACACAAGATTAAGACGAAGAACAGCCGAAAAACTCCAAAGACCCGAATTACTCAGAATATCCCTCTACAGCTTCCGACATTACTTCGCAACAATGCTATACCATAAAACCAAAGACATTCTCTACGTCAAACAGCAACTGGGACACAAAAACCTTGAAAACACTCTAATTTATACGCATCTCGTGAACTTCCAAGATGATGAATATCATGCAAGAACGGCAACAACAACCGAAGAAGCACTTAAACTCATTGAAGCAGGGTTTGAATACGTTACAGAAATGAAAGGTTTCAAACTATTCAGAAAACGCAAATAG